A genomic segment from Nocardia cyriacigeorgica GUH-2 encodes:
- a CDS encoding HEAT repeat domain-containing protein produces the protein MVVVNTTNNEVDVRLVDALAGPDSSARLRAALSAGTLGDPSLARTLIDRCAVEPDFFVRDMLTWALCRLPADVTVPMLLAELESATPQARSQALHTLSKIGDPRAWPAVSARLHDEHDEVALSAWRAAAVLVPPGAESGLAQDLASALGRGDHQMWLSLSRAFAALGEAAAPVLEAAMAHPDPHVRAHAEASEQLRLDPDSGFASAIELAKRAAVLGPDA, from the coding sequence GTGGTTGTCGTGAACACAACCAACAACGAGGTGGACGTCCGCCTCGTCGACGCCCTCGCCGGGCCGGATTCGTCGGCTCGCCTACGGGCGGCGCTGTCGGCAGGCACGCTCGGCGATCCGAGCCTGGCGCGGACCCTTATCGACCGATGCGCCGTCGAACCGGACTTCTTCGTCCGGGACATGCTGACCTGGGCGCTGTGCCGGCTGCCCGCCGACGTCACGGTGCCGATGCTGCTCGCCGAACTCGAGTCCGCGACGCCGCAGGCCCGCAGTCAGGCGCTGCACACGCTGTCCAAGATCGGTGATCCGCGTGCCTGGCCTGCGGTGTCGGCCCGGCTGCACGATGAGCACGACGAGGTCGCGCTGAGCGCCTGGCGAGCGGCCGCTGTGCTGGTGCCGCCCGGCGCCGAGAGCGGGCTCGCGCAGGACCTCGCGAGTGCGCTGGGCCGCGGCGACCATCAGATGTGGTTGAGTCTGAGCCGTGCGTTCGCCGCGCTCGGCGAGGCCGCCGCGCCCGTGCTGGAGGCCGCGATGGCGCATCCCGATCCGCACGTGCGCGCGCACGCCGAGGCCAGTGAGCAGCTGCGCCTGGATCCCGACAGCGGGTTCGCGTCGGCGATCGAGCTGGCCAAGCGGGCGGCCGTGCTGGGTCCGGACGCATGA
- a CDS encoding MerR family transcriptional regulator, protein MLIGEVSRRSGVSSRMLRHYDALGLVTPSVRTSTGYREYSADDIRRLFHVECLRTLGLSLTEAKRALDDPGFAPGDMVEQLVRRTRARIAAEQELLGKLERVDAAAPEQWEAVLSIVTLLHALESESGADRQQAVLARYEDAPVDALVAAALSEEDLNVAGALRWSLARAAGAALTDLAAGLDSPEVDVRRRAVAAIVAVPSAEATDLLRTAVGDADLVVADRAALALGARRATEAIPHLLDMVTEGRTDVEAAEMLGLLAATSADEIVRQLRDRLDTSDQKTRLRITQALGEVPAPAARQALVELTEDDDRWVAATAAAVLESTHDSSG, encoded by the coding sequence ATGTTGATCGGTGAAGTCTCACGGCGCTCCGGCGTCAGCAGCCGGATGTTGCGGCATTACGACGCCCTGGGCCTGGTGACTCCGTCGGTCCGCACCTCGACCGGCTACCGCGAGTACTCCGCCGACGACATCCGTCGCCTGTTCCATGTCGAATGCCTGCGCACCCTCGGGTTATCGCTGACCGAAGCCAAACGCGCGCTCGACGATCCCGGCTTCGCCCCCGGCGACATGGTGGAACAGCTGGTCCGGCGCACCCGCGCCCGGATCGCCGCCGAGCAGGAGCTGCTCGGCAAACTCGAGCGGGTGGACGCGGCCGCGCCGGAGCAGTGGGAGGCGGTGCTGAGCATCGTCACCCTGCTGCATGCCCTCGAATCGGAGTCCGGCGCCGACCGGCAACAGGCGGTGCTCGCCCGGTACGAGGACGCGCCGGTCGACGCACTGGTGGCGGCGGCGCTGTCGGAGGAGGACCTCAATGTCGCGGGCGCGCTGCGGTGGTCGCTGGCGCGGGCGGCCGGCGCCGCGCTCACCGATCTCGCGGCCGGACTGGATTCGCCGGAGGTCGATGTCCGGCGCCGTGCGGTCGCCGCGATCGTCGCCGTTCCCTCCGCGGAAGCCACGGACCTGCTCCGCACCGCTGTCGGCGACGCAGACCTGGTGGTGGCCGACCGTGCCGCCCTGGCGCTGGGCGCGCGCCGCGCCACCGAGGCGATACCGCACCTGCTGGACATGGTGACCGAGGGCCGCACCGACGTCGAAGCAGCCGAGATGCTCGGCCTGCTCGCCGCGACCAGCGCCGACGAGATCGTCCGGCAGCTCCGGGATCGGCTCGACACCAGCGACCAGAAGACTCGCTTGCGGATCACGCAGGCGCTCGGCGAGGTCCCCGCTCCCGCCGCCCGCCAGGCCTTGGTCGAATTGACCGAGGACGACGATCGGTGGGTCGCCGCGACCGCCGCCGCCGTCTTGGAAAGTACACACGATTCGTCGGGATGA
- a CDS encoding alpha/beta hydrolase, whose protein sequence is MRLGLDDLIDPRLRLLADESRGFYENRPPGRGPRDFEELRAVRAGAGDPAPVDPPAVDEVVEAEGRSVPVRVHAPAGGVANGVFLEFHGGGFYMGSAAGSDVRNRRLADALGVAVVSVDYRLAPEHPWPAAPDDGETAALWLVEHAVQRFGTRKLAVGGFSAGSTLAMTTLLRLRDRGINAFDCAVLQFGTYDLSTQTPAGRLIADEYFLEAYAGTAPDRTHPDISPIYAELGGLPSVLMVVGEQDILLQDNLAMAARISAFGGNVDLRIYPEAPHGFTGHPTAMAKAALDDIETWVSGQLGARP, encoded by the coding sequence ATGCGACTCGGACTGGACGACCTGATCGACCCGCGCCTGCGGCTGCTCGCCGATGAGTCACGCGGGTTCTACGAGAACCGACCCCCGGGGCGAGGACCACGGGATTTCGAGGAACTGCGCGCGGTCCGCGCCGGGGCCGGCGATCCCGCGCCGGTGGATCCGCCGGCGGTCGACGAGGTGGTCGAAGCCGAAGGACGCAGCGTGCCGGTGCGGGTGCACGCGCCCGCGGGCGGCGTCGCGAACGGCGTGTTCCTGGAGTTCCACGGTGGCGGGTTCTACATGGGATCGGCGGCCGGTAGCGATGTGCGGAATCGGCGGCTGGCGGATGCGCTGGGGGTCGCGGTGGTGAGCGTGGATTACCGGCTGGCGCCGGAACATCCGTGGCCGGCCGCTCCGGACGACGGCGAAACCGCCGCGCTATGGCTGGTCGAGCATGCCGTACAGCGCTTCGGCACCCGCAAGCTCGCGGTGGGCGGTTTCTCGGCCGGGTCGACGCTGGCCATGACGACGCTGTTGCGCCTGCGCGACCGCGGGATCAACGCATTCGATTGCGCCGTGCTGCAATTCGGAACCTACGACCTGAGCACACAGACTCCGGCAGGTCGTTTGATCGCCGACGAATACTTCCTCGAGGCCTACGCCGGGACAGCGCCGGACCGCACGCACCCCGACATCTCGCCGATCTACGCCGAACTCGGCGGGCTGCCGTCCGTTTTGATGGTTGTCGGCGAGCAGGACATCCTGCTCCAGGACAATCTCGCCATGGCGGCACGGATCTCGGCATTCGGTGGAAACGTCGATCTGCGCATCTATCCCGAAGCGCCGCATGGGTTTACGGGGCACCCGACTGCTATGGCGAAGGCCGCGCTCGATGACATCGAGACGTGGGTCAGTGGGCAGCTCGGCGCCAGGCCCTGA